From the Lathyrus oleraceus cultivar Zhongwan6 chromosome 4, CAAS_Psat_ZW6_1.0, whole genome shotgun sequence genome, one window contains:
- the LOC127136306 gene encoding uncharacterized protein LOC127136306: MSQQSNSSPSKNMPCSPSVEPSNPNREDPVVDSANTPHARRPKETLSGFSSAIVLEERTKEGSRYVHNDIATMVTGILSGNHKVLGVSIPLNTIEPDSVAYQENTESLGKNIFEDVEQTDAHKESNIDKPLDNVAGEEVHVTHDVSDKPNCEAETVDLEEFSDNELLSSVLPSIAKRVRTRREKKIVAQRSPRKKIDVPTSSKTKVAIESSLKRKGHDPNKSWSKVKRLALERELAQNVLDCKDIMDLIQEVGLMKTVTQFSKCYEMLVKEFIVNLSKECVDGKSKEFRKVYVRGKCVNFSPSVINKYLGRPDVAQPELEIGATNWVSANHKSTVAVMLGKFIYVVGTKAKFDYGSYIFDQTLKHAGSFSVKGPIAFPSLICGIILNQFPNILTKNDSVKKRDNPISFNHKLFLGTHVPDIVMTSGETSRVSNQPGKADVIVMLKETCSSLEMTEGDVLADGGEFGEVVVVAEEAERQGEEGEPDASPDDGTNDDADSESDD, encoded by the exons ATGTCTCAACAATCCAACTCTTCTCCTTCCAAGAACATGCCTTGTTCTCCTAGCGTTGAACCAAGCAACCCTAATAGAGAAGATCCTGTTGTTGACTCTGCGAATACCCcacatgcaagaagacctaaagaaactTTATCAGGCTTCTCCTCAGCCATCGTTCTTGAGGAACGGACCAAAGAAGGTTCCAGGTATGTTCACAATGACATTGCCACTATGGTGACTGGAATACTGTCTGGAAATCATAAGGTCCTTGGGGTTTCCATTCCCTTAAACACTATTGAACCTGATAGTGTTGCTTATCAAGAAAATACTGAGTCTTTAGGAAAGAATATCTTTGAGGATGTTGAGCAAACTGATGCTCATAAGGAGTCAAATATTGACAAACCCTTAGATAATGTGGCTGGTGAGGAAGTTCATGTCACTCATGATGTCAGTGACAAACCTAACTGTGAGGCTGAAACAGTAGACCTAGAGGAATTTTCTGATAATGAGCTGTTGTCCTCAGTCctccctagcatagccaaaagggttaggactaggagagaaaagAAAATTGTGGCTCAAAGGTCCCCCAGAAAGAAGATTGATGTTCCAACCTCTTCCAAGACAAAGGTGGCAATCGAGAGTTCCCTCAAGAGGAAAGGTCATGATCCAAacaaatcttggagcaaagtg AAGAGGCTGGCTTTGGAAAGGGAATTAGCTCAGAATGTCCTAGATTGTAAGGATATTATGGACCTTATTCAAGAGGTTGGTTTAATGAAGACTGTGACTCAGTTCTCAAAGTGCTATGAGATGTTGGTAAAGGAATTTATTGTTAATTTGTCTAAAGAATGTGTTGATGGCAAGTCTAAGGAATTCAGGAAAGTGTATGTGAGAGGCAAGTGTGTAAATTTCTCTCCCTCAGTGATCAACAAGTATTTGGGAAGGCCTGATGTagctcaacctgagcttgag ATTGGAGCTACTAACTGGGTGTCCGCCAATCATAAATCTACAGTTGCTGTAATGCTTGGAAAGTTTATATATGTTGTTGGAACCAAAGCCAAATTTGACTATGGCTCCTATATTTTTGATCAAACTTTGAAGCATGCAGgaagcttcagtgtgaagggTCCTATAGCATTTCCTTCTCTCATCTGTGGTATTATTTTGAATCAGTTTCCAAACATCTTAACTAAGAATGATTCTGTGAAGAAAAGAGACAACCCTATATCTTTCAATCATAAGTTGTTCCTAGGTACccatgtccctgacattgtcatgacatcaggtGAGACATCACGTGTGAGCAATCAGCCAGGTAAAGCTGATGTCATTGTAATGCTCAAAGAAACCTGCAG CTCTTTGGAGATGACTGAAGGTGATGTGCTAGCTGATGGTGGAGAATTTGGtgaagttgttgttgttgcagAAGAAGCTGAAAGACAAGGTGAAGAGGGAGAACCAGATGCCAGTCCTGATGATGGCACAAATGATGATGCTGACTCTGAGTCAGATGACTAG